From Aedes albopictus strain Foshan chromosome 1, AalbF5, whole genome shotgun sequence, one genomic window encodes:
- the LOC109423080 gene encoding serine/threonine-protein kinase OSR1, whose protein sequence is MASNSGTVSVSASSASLAAPVPPVNTPWPNSKDDYELREVIGVGATAVVHGAYCIPRNEKCAIKRINLEKWNTSMDELLKEIQAMSSCNHENVVTYHTSFVVKEELWLVLRLLEGGSLLDIIKHRMKTVNCKHGVFDEATIATVLKEVLKGLEYFHSNGQIHRDIKAGNILLGDEGTVQIADFGVSAWLATGRDLSRQKVRHTFVGTPCWMAPEVMEQDHGYDFKADIWSFGITAIEMATGTAPYHKYPPMKVLMLTLQNDPPTIDTGADEKDQYKAYGKTFRKMIVECLQKEPSKRPTASELLKHPFFKKAKDRKYLTQTLLATGPSMATRVHKAAKRQPGASGRLHRTVTGEWVWSSEEEDNGKNSSDSESEERPMNRLEQMDSSASETEEASEQSEVTVTAPTGSEVTTTDVTNAVGGLNLDDLPPINLVLRMRNASRELNDIRFEFAVGKDSAEGIASELVGAGLVDGRDIVVMAANLQKLIDQRNSLKTVTFQLNSGFGSGEQPDEKSLIGFAQISITD, encoded by the coding sequence ATGGCCAGCAATAGCGGAACGGTCTCGGTTTCGGCGTCGTCGGCCAGCCTGGCCGCTCCGGTACCGCCCGTGAACACACCGTGGCCCAACAGCAAGGACGATTACGAACTGCGGGAAGTGATCGGGGTCGGGGCTACTGCGGTGGTCCACGGAGCTTACTGCATACCACGCAACGAGAAATGTGCCATCAAGCGGATCAATCTGGAGAAATGGAACACTTCGATGGATGAACTGCTGAAGGAGATCCAAGCGATGAGCAGTTGCAACCACGAGAATGTCGTAACGTATCATACCAGTTTTGTGGTGAAAGAGGAACTGTGGCTGGTACTTCGACTGCTGGAAGGTGGCAGCTTGTTGGATATCATCAAACACCGGATGAAAACGGTCAACTGTAAGCATGGAGTTTTCGATGAAGCCACGATAGCCACGGTACTGAAGGAAGTGTTAAAAGGATTGGAGTACTTCCACAGCAATGGGCAGATCCATCGCGACATCAAGGCTGGAAACATTCTGTTAGGCGATGAAGGAACAGTACAAATTGCAGATTTCGGTGTTAGTGCGTGGCTGGCAACGGGTCGCGATCTATCTCGGCAGAAAGTACGACATACTTTCGTGGGAACTCCTTGCTGGATGGCACCGGAAGTCATGGAGCAGGACCATGGATACGATTTCAAGGCTGATATCTGGTCGTTTGGTATAACGGCGATCGAGATGGCCACCGGAACTGCGCCATATCATAAATATCCTCCGATGAAGGTGTTGATGCTGACCCTCCAGAACGATCCACCGACAATCGATACCGGTGCGGACGAGAAAGATCAGTACAAAGCGTACGGAAAAACTTTCCGGAAAATGATCGTCGAGTGCCTCCAGAAGGAACCTTCGAAACGTCCCACAGCCAGCGAGCTATTGAAACATCCGTTCTTCAAGAAGGCGAAAGATCGCAAATACCTAACGCAAACCCTGCTAGCCACTGGCCCGTCCATGGCCACGCGTGTCCACAAAGCTGCCAAGCGACAACCGGGCGCTTCCGGTCGTCTACATCGCACGGTTACTGGCGAATGGGTCTGGTCATCCGAGGAAGAAGACAACGGTAAGAATTCCTCCGATTCGGAATCCGAAGAGCGACCAATGAATCGCCTGGAGCAAATGGACTCGTCCGCGTCGGAAACGGAGGAAGCGTCGGAACAGTCCGAGGTCACCGTAACGGCTCCAACCGGTTCGGAGGTTACCACGACCGATGTAACCAACGCAGTCGGCGGTCTGAATTTGGACGACCTTCCTCCGATCAACCTTGTGCTGCGGATGCGAAATGCCAGCCGGGAACTGAACGACATCCGGTTCGAGTTTGCCGTCGGGAAGGATTCGGCCGAGGGCATCGCCTCGGAACTGGTCGGTGCGGGCCTGGTCGATGGACGCGACATCGTCGTCATGGCGGCGAACCTGCAGAAACTGATCGACCAGCGGAACTCGTTGAAAACCGTTACCTTCCAGCTGAACTCCGGCTTCGGCAGTGGCGAGCAGCCGGACGAGAAATCCCTCATCGGCTTCGCACAGATTTCCATCACGGATTAA